A window of Streptomyces sp. NBC_01689 genomic DNA:
CCTCACCGCATCTCGTCCAGCACCTTGTCGCCGTCGCCGTCGACTACCGCAACGGCATCTTCTCCGGTATGAACGACCTGGTGAAGAGAATCGGCGGCGACGACCCGCTCGGCGTCGAGGACTTCGTAGCCCTGAACCGGTCCTTCTACGACGGCCACTCCGCGTGAGATCCCTTGTCTGTCCGGGGAGTTGAGCGCCGTACCCTGCCGACGGCGCCCGCCTGGGCGCGAAGGTCACGGCGCCCCGGACAGGCCGTCCGGGGGCGCCGCTCCGAGGAGGCCCTGAGGCCTGTACGGCCGGCCCTGGGACCGCGGTCCCCTGCTCTCACCCTGCGGACGTGGGCGATCCGAAGGAGTCCCGGACCCGGGCCGGAGATCTCACAGCACGCGCCGTCGGCGTCCCAGCCACGTCTGCGCGATCACCACCACGGCCAGGAACGCCCCGCTGACGACCTGTTGGTAGGCCGAGTCCAGCGAGCCGATCTGGTTGATGACGTTCTGGATCACCTTCAGCAGCAGGACGCCCACCAACGACCCGCTGATGAACCCGAATCCCCCGGTGAGCAGTGTGCCTCCGATCACCACCGCGGAGATCGCCTCCAGTTCCATGCCGGAACCGAGGATCGTCACGCCCGACACCAGCCAGGCCGCGTTGAGGGCCCCGGCGAACCCCGCGCAGAGTCCGGAGAGCGTGTAGACGGAGATCTTCGTACGGGCCACGGGGGCACCCATCAGCGCCGCCGCGTCCTCGTTCCCCCCGACCGCGTAGACGTACTGGCCGAACCGGGTGCGCCGGAGCACCACCGCGCCGAGCACGAACAGCGCGAGGGTGATCCATACGGGCACGCCGACGCCGAGCAGGGTGTTCTGGCCCAGCTTCGCGAAGAAGGAGTCCTTGTCGACGAGATACGTCTTCGAGCCCTCGTCGGTGACGGACAGCAGGATGCCCCGGGCGCCGAGCATCGACGCCAGCGTCACGATGAAGGGAGCCAGTCGCGAGCGGGCGATCAGCAGGCCGTTGAGCAGCCCGATCGCTCCGCACACGGCCAGGGGCAGCAGCAGCGCCACCGCCGTTCCGTACCGCGACCCCCAGGCTGCCAGCACCCCGCCGAGGGCGAACAGCGAACCCACCGACAGATCGATGCCGCCGGTGACGATGACGAAGGTCATGCCGAGCGCGACCACGGCGAGGAACGCCGAGGAGAGCGCCATGTTCTCCAGGTTGTCGCCGGTCAGGAAGGTGTCGAAGCTCAGCGACGCGGCGATCATCGCGACGATGAGGGTGACCAGGGCGCCGTGCTGCTGGGCGAGCGCGCTGAGCCGCTCGGACCGGGAGGCACCGGTCGGTTCGTCCTCGGCCGTGCTCTTGGCGATCACCGGAGTGTCCACGTCGGTCGTCATCGCTTTCCTCGTTCCCGTGCCGCGTAGACGGCGAGGACGATCACCACGGCCTGCGCGATCTGGGTCCACGACGGCGGCAGATCGTGCTTGATGAGCGTGGTGGTGAGCAGCTGGATCAGTACGGCTCCGGCGACCGTGCCGCCGATCCGCACGCGCCCTCCGCTCAGCGGGGTGCCGCCGACCACCACCGCGGTGATCGCGGAGAGTTCCATCAGGTTGCCGAGCGAAGTCGGGTCGCTCGCGGTCAGACGGGCGGTGGCCAGCACCCCGGCGACGGCGGCGAGGACGCCGGAGCAGACGTACACCAGGATCAGCACGCGCCGCACCGGCAGTCCGGCGAGCCGGGCCGCCGGCCGGCTGTCCCCGATGGCCAGGAGCTGCCGCCCGAAGGTGGTGCGCCGTACGACGAAGGCCACGAGCAGCGCGAGCGCGGCGGCGATCAGGACGAGGTACGGCACGCCCAGGACGTCGCCCGAGCCGAGGGAGGCCATGGCCGGGTCGTGGACGTCCTTGAGCTGCGGGAGGAGCACCAGGGCGAGGCCGCGCCCGGCCACCATCAGGGCGAGGGTGGCGACGATCGGCTGCACGCCGACGAACGCGATGAGCGATCCGTTCGCGACCCCGATCACGGCACCGCCCACGAGGGCGATCAGGATGGCCGCCCAGGGCCCGTAGCCGAGGTAGAGCGACAGGAGCGAGGTGGACAGCGCCATCACCGAGCCGACCGCCAGGTCGACGCCCTCGCTGCCGATCGCCAGCGCCATGCCGAGGGCCACGATCAGGACGGGGGCGACCTGGACGGCCTGGGTACGGAAGTTCTCGGTGGACAGGAAGTGCGGGGTGAAGACG
This region includes:
- a CDS encoding ABC transporter permease; the protein is MTDLTLGRMTADRDRLLHLLQEYGVYLGVVVLFLVNTVFTPHFLSTENFRTQAVQVAPVLIVALGMALAIGSEGVDLAVGSVMALSTSLLSLYLGYGPWAAILIALVGGAVIGVANGSLIAFVGVQPIVATLALMVAGRGLALVLLPQLKDVHDPAMASLGSGDVLGVPYLVLIAAALALLVAFVVRRTTFGRQLLAIGDSRPAARLAGLPVRRVLILVYVCSGVLAAVAGVLATARLTASDPTSLGNLMELSAITAVVVGGTPLSGGRVRIGGTVAGAVLIQLLTTTLIKHDLPPSWTQIAQAVVIVLAVYAARERGKR
- a CDS encoding ABC transporter permease, translating into MTTDVDTPVIAKSTAEDEPTGASRSERLSALAQQHGALVTLIVAMIAASLSFDTFLTGDNLENMALSSAFLAVVALGMTFVIVTGGIDLSVGSLFALGGVLAAWGSRYGTAVALLLPLAVCGAIGLLNGLLIARSRLAPFIVTLASMLGARGILLSVTDEGSKTYLVDKDSFFAKLGQNTLLGVGVPVWITLALFVLGAVVLRRTRFGQYVYAVGGNEDAAALMGAPVARTKISVYTLSGLCAGFAGALNAAWLVSGVTILGSGMELEAISAVVIGGTLLTGGFGFISGSLVGVLLLKVIQNVINQIGSLDSAYQQVVSGAFLAVVVIAQTWLGRRRRVL